ATTTCTTCAATTCTTTTTTCGCGTCGTCAACAATTTTCTCTGTCTTGTCTTTCGCTGTTTTCGAAGCATCTTTTACTTCTTCTTTTGTTTTATCAGCCGCATCTTTTAGTTCTTTTTCTGTGTCTTTCGCTTCTGATTTGAAAGTTTCCGCAGCTTTTTTAGCCGCTTCTTTTGTTGCTTCTGTACCTGCTACAGCTGTTTCTTTTACTGATTTTGCTTGTTTAGAAACTGTATCATATAATTGACCTGATTTGTCTCTAACTACTTCAACAAAACCTGATGTAGAATCGATAATGGCATCTTTTTTATCTTTTGCTACATTGCCAATCTCGATGCCTTTTTCGTAAGCAACGTCTTTCCATTGTGCACCTTTTTCTTTCATCACGTCTACGTGCTCATTTAAGTCACCGCGTAGTTCTTTACCTGATTTTGGAGCTAAAAGTAGTGCCGTTACAGAACCTACGATCCCTCCGATTAAACCACCGATTAGAAGATCTTTTACGTTAATTCCATCTTTTCCAGACATATATATTACCTCCATATTTGTTTTTTATAAGCTTATTGTTTCTTCTTTTGCTTCTGCAGCCGCTTGTTTGGCTGCTTTGTTTGCCTTCATTTTTTCACGAAAAGCTAAGATCGAATTGCTAAAAGATACTGCTTGTACGATTTTAGTCTCATTGGTTTGGACTTTATTCGTCGCAAGCGTCGCCAACTCACGAACAGATTGACTAAGACCGAGTAATGAAACGCCAATGTCCCCAACAGCATCAAATACTGGATCTACTTTCGCAACTTTTCCATTGATATCTTCGAGAAGATCATTGGTTTTACTCATTAATTTCTCGGCCTGGTCTGTGATTCCCTTGACCTCACCTGTCATTTCTTCGAGCGATTTAGCTACTTCATCCATTGTTTTTGATGTTGACTTTAGCGTCTTGCCAAGGTAAACAGCAATAACCAGTAGCGCGATTGCAGCAATCAAAGCCGCAATGTATAAAATTATTTCCACCTTCTTCACACCTCCACGTATATCTAGCACTTTACCCCTCGTGCCCTCTTGTAAAACGATTATTTTGAAGAACGGGTCCTTTTCATTTTAGCAATATTACGCGAAAAAAGAAAGTAAAATACTATATCCAGCGCACATTAAACAATATCGTTACATCTGCCACAGATTATAAGTTCTTTTTGAGAGCATATTTGAAGGAATTGGAGTAAACTATAAAGGTGCCGCAAAACGGTGGAAAAAATGAAATGGAGTGATTTTCTTGAAAGACCCACGTATCGAAAAATTAGCTTATAACTTAATTAACTACTCTGTACGCTTGCAACCAGGTGAAAAAGTACTTATCGAAAACTTTGGCTTGCAAAAGGAATTAGTAACATCGATTGTCGCAGAAGCCTATAAAGCTGGCGGATTCCCTTTTGTATCTTTGAAAGAGCCACAAGTGGACCGCGAAATGATGCTTGGTGCGAACCCAGAACAGTACGCGAAGATTGCTGAATTTGAAGGCAATGTTATGAAAGAAATGGACGCTTACATCGGCTTACGTGCTGGTGATAATATCAATGAATTATCCGATGTTCCTGCTGAGAAATTAAAAATCAACGGCGAAACGGTTGGTAAAATGCATACAAGTATCCGCGTGAAACAAACGAAATGGGTTGTTCTTCGCTACCCAAGTGCTTCGATGGCGCAGTTATCTAAGATGAGCACCGTTGGCTTCGAAGATTTCTATTTTGAAGTTTGTAACCTTGATTACAGCAAAATGGGTGAAGCAATGGAAAGCCTTGTGACACTGATGAATCAAACAGATCGCGTTCGCCTTGTCGGAGAAGGCACAGACCTGCGTTTCTCGATCAAAGACATCCCAGCGATCAAATGTGCAGGTCAGTTAAATATTCCTGATGGTGAGGTTTACACAGCTCCTGTGCGCGATTCTATCAACGGTACTATCACTTATAACACGCCTTCCCCTTACCAAGGCTTCGTTTTTGAGAATGTTTCCTTTACGTTCGAAAATGGTAAAATCGTGAAAGCGACGGCGAATGATACTGAGCGCATTAATAAAATATTGGATACAGATGAGGGCGCCCGCTTTATTGGTGAATTTGCGATTGGTGTTAATCCTTTCATTCACGAACCAATGCAAGATATCCTCTTTGATGAAAAAATTGAAGGTAGTTTCCATTTCACGCCTGGCCAATGCTATGATGAAGCGCCGAACGGCAATAATTCAGCGATACATTGGGATCTCGTGAATATTCAACGTCCAGAGTACGGCGGCGGCGAAATTTATTTTGACGACGTGCTGATTCGTAAAGATGGCCGTTTCGTTATTCCAGAACTTGAGAAGTTGAATCCTGAAAACCTAATTTAACCTAACCACAAAAAGGAATCCCGACGTCACGAATGGGGTTCCTTTTTGTATGCATTTTTGCCATCTTAGAATAAAAAAACTGCAAACCAGGAATACCCAGCTTACAGTTTCTTTCGTTTATTTAATTTACTGCTCGCTTTTCCTCCATTATTTCCACACCTGCATCAAGAACACTTTCATATGCTGCTTGGAACTTCTGAACGTCTCCCGCTCCCATGAACAGGATAACGGCATTTTTGTATGCCAGCAAGCTTTCCGTGTGTTGCTCTTGAA
The sequence above is drawn from the Listeria weihenstephanensis genome and encodes:
- a CDS encoding aminopeptidase, with the translated sequence MKDPRIEKLAYNLINYSVRLQPGEKVLIENFGLQKELVTSIVAEAYKAGGFPFVSLKEPQVDREMMLGANPEQYAKIAEFEGNVMKEMDAYIGLRAGDNINELSDVPAEKLKINGETVGKMHTSIRVKQTKWVVLRYPSASMAQLSKMSTVGFEDFYFEVCNLDYSKMGEAMESLVTLMNQTDRVRLVGEGTDLRFSIKDIPAIKCAGQLNIPDGEVYTAPVRDSINGTITYNTPSPYQGFVFENVSFTFENGKIVKATANDTERINKILDTDEGARFIGEFAIGVNPFIHEPMQDILFDEKIEGSFHFTPGQCYDEAPNGNNSAIHWDLVNIQRPEYGGGEIYFDDVLIRKDGRFVIPELEKLNPENLI
- a CDS encoding DUF948 domain-containing protein, with the translated sequence MEIILYIAALIAAIALLVIAVYLGKTLKSTSKTMDEVAKSLEEMTGEVKGITDQAEKLMSKTNDLLEDINGKVAKVDPVFDAVGDIGVSLLGLSQSVRELATLATNKVQTNETKIVQAVSFSNSILAFREKMKANKAAKQAAAEAKEETISL
- a CDS encoding YtxH domain-containing protein yields the protein MSGKDGINVKDLLIGGLIGGIVGSVTALLLAPKSGKELRGDLNEHVDVMKEKGAQWKDVAYEKGIEIGNVAKDKKDAIIDSTSGFVEVVRDKSGQLYDTVSKQAKSVKETAVAGTEATKEAAKKAAETFKSEAKDTEKELKDAADKTKEEVKDASKTAKDKTEKIVDDAKKELKK